DNA from Acidimicrobiales bacterium:
CTCGACGAAGCCGGGCGCCATGGTCTGGAACAGCGAGAAGAACTCGGCGATGTCCTGGAGGAACTGCGAACCCAGCACCCGGTCGGCCACGGTGAAGAACGGCTTCGACGCGAAGCTGACCACCCGGGAGCGGGCCGGTGCGGTGAGGATGCGGAGGAACCTGCTCGAGAAGAACTCGGCCATCCGCTCGGGTGCCTCGAGGAAGTCGAGGGCGTTGCGGGTGGGCGGTGTGTCGACCACGATCAGGTCGTAGGTGCCCTCGTGGTGCAGGTCGTACAGGCGCTCCATGGCGATGTACTCGTGGCTCTGCACGAACCGCCCGGAGATGTTCTCGTACAGCTTGTTGTCGAGGATGCGTCGGGCCGTCCGCCGGTCGGGGGCGTGCTCGCGAACCAGGTCGTCCCACGACTGCTTCGTGTCGAGCATGGCCGCCCACAGCTCGCCCCTCGCCGCCGACCCGGCATCGACGAACGCGGACGCCGGGACGCGCCGGGCGTCGTTGCCCAGCGCCTGCACACCGAGCGCGTCGGCCAGGCGCCGGGCGGGGTCGACCGTGAGGACGAGCACCTTGCCCCCGTGGCGGGCCGCCGCCATGGCCGCCAGCGCCGCCGCCGTGGTGGTCTTGCCGACGCCCCCCGACCCGCAGGTGACGACGATCTCCTTGGCTGCCAGGAGCTGCTCGATGGAGGCCTGGCCGCGCCCGCGCTCCATCAGTACCCCAGCTCGGCGGCCAGCGCCTCGGACACCTGGTGGGTGGCCCGCAGGCCATGCGAGCGAAGGAACAGGTACGGCACGTACAGCATCGGCACGTCCGGGTCGACGCCGGCCCGCAGCGCCTCGATGTGGTCGGCCCGCGTGCGGCGCAGGGTGACGGCCAGTCGGGCGGCGTCGACGATGGGCCCGACATCGTCGCCGGCGGCCTTGCGAAGGGCGTCGAGGTGATCGGGCTGGGCCAGGCGTTCGAAGATGGCCTCCTCGCCCCGGCCGAACAGCTCGGGCAGGACCCGGTTGACGACCACGGCGGCCAGGTCGACGGTGGTCTCGGACCGCAGCCTGGCCGCCAGCTCGATCGTCTCGTTCACCGGCATCTCGTCGGGTGTGGCGACGATCACCATGCCGGTCTTCGCCGGGTCGGACAGGATGTCGAGCATCCATCGCGTCTGCTCCCGGATGATCCCGACCTGCACCAGCTCGTTGATGGCCTGCGGGGCGGCCAACTGGCCGACGACGTGCCCGGTCGCGGCGCCGTCGACCACCACCAGGTCGTAGCGCCCCTGGCGCACCTCGTACGCCAGCTTGCCGATGGTGAGGATCTCCCGCACGCCGGGCGCGGCGGTCGCCACGAAGTCGAACATCCTGGCCAGTGGCCCGATGCGGGTGGCCACGGGAAGGTGCAGTTGCAGCGCGAGGTACTCCTTCAGCGACGCCTCGGTATCCATCGTCATGGCCCACAGGCGGGGCTGCACCTCGCGCTCGGCGAAGCTCGTGGGCCCGGTCTCGAAAACGGCGGCCAGGGCGCCCTTGGCGTCGACCTCGCAGGCCAGCGTGCGCATGCCGCGCTGGGATGCGAGCAGGGCGAGCGACGCGGCGACGGTCGTCTTCCCGACCCCGCCCTTGCCGGTGACGAGGAGCAGCTTGCGGTCGAGGAGATCGCCCACCGATGGAGTTACGGGGCGCCGAAGCCCACCCGGCGCTCGTCGCTGGAGCTGCCGATCTCCACGTAGGCGATCTTGGCCGCCGGGACGCCCACCCGGCGCCCCTTGCGGTCGGTCAGCCAGAGGAGCTTGTCCCCGGCGCTCATGGCGGCCTCCACCGCCTTCTTCACCGAATCGCCGTCGTCGGACATCTCCAGCTCGATCTCCTTGGCGTGTGTCACGCCGATGCGCACTTCCATCTGCTATTCCTCTCGCTCGTATCGGTCGGGACCGGCGGCGTCGGCCGGCACCACCGGGCGGACGCCTCCGTCGTCTTCAGCAGCAGGCGGCGCCTCGTCGCCGGCGCTCGCGCCGCCCGGCTCGGCGCCTGCGCCCGCCGTCGTGGAATCGCCCGGATGGTCGTCGTCGTCGGGCGGGCCGGCGGCGAGGGCGTCCTCGTCCCAGCGGCCCCAACGCGGTGTCCGGCGGGCGAAGGCCAGCCAGCCCAAGGTCACCGTGACCGTCGCCAGCGCCGTCATCTGGCTGCCGGTGAGGCCGAAACGGCGGACGTCCTCACGCAGGAAGTCCTCGAGGATGCGCTGGCTGCCGTACCACGCGCCGAACACCATGATGAGGAAGCCGTCGAACCGGGGGGTTCGGCGCAGCCGGAGCAGGGCGAGGAGGAGCGGGACGGTGAGGATCAGGTCGTAGAGCGCCGTCTGGTGCACGACGGTGCCGGGGATGCACGGCGACGCCGTGTCGACGCTGTTCGGGGGGCAGGCGTACCCGAGGAAGAAGCTGGTGGTCTTGCCGAGGTGGTCGCCGACCACCAGGTCACCGACCCGACCGACGACGACCCCGAGGGCCATGCCCGGCGCGCACGCGTCCATGAGCTTCCAGAACGACAAACGCCGGCGGCGCATGGCCGGCATGGTGCCCGCGATGGCACCGAAGAAGCCGCCGAGCAGCGAGATGCCGCCCTCCCACACCTTGAACACATCGACCACCGAGGAGAAGTCGGAGGCATGGTTGACCACGTACGCCAGGCGCGCCCCGACTATGGC
Protein-coding regions in this window:
- a CDS encoding ArsA family ATPase, whose amino-acid sequence is MGDLLDRKLLLVTGKGGVGKTTVAASLALLASQRGMRTLACEVDAKGALAAVFETGPTSFAEREVQPRLWAMTMDTEASLKEYLALQLHLPVATRIGPLARMFDFVATAAPGVREILTIGKLAYEVRQGRYDLVVVDGAATGHVVGQLAAPQAINELVQVGIIREQTRWMLDILSDPAKTGMVIVATPDEMPVNETIELAARLRSETTVDLAAVVVNRVLPELFGRGEEAIFERLAQPDHLDALRKAAGDDVGPIVDAARLAVTLRRTRADHIEALRAGVDPDVPMLYVPYLFLRSHGLRATHQVSEALAAELGY
- a CDS encoding prolipoprotein diacylglyceryl transferase family protein, with the translated sequence MLGVISYDPLVHIEVGPLSISPHGIGIAAGFLVGAQLLLPRTRRLGVPDDDVYSMLTRAAIGAIVGARLAYVVNHASDFSSVVDVFKVWEGGISLLGGFFGAIAGTMPAMRRRRLSFWKLMDACAPGMALGVVVGRVGDLVVGDHLGKTTSFFLGYACPPNSVDTASPCIPGTVVHQTALYDLILTVPLLLALLRLRRTPRFDGFLIMVFGAWYGSQRILEDFLREDVRRFGLTGSQMTALATVTVTLGWLAFARRTPRWGRWDEDALAAGPPDDDDHPGDSTTAGAGAEPGGASAGDEAPPAAEDDGGVRPVVPADAAGPDRYEREE
- a CDS encoding ArsA-related P-loop ATPase, translated to MERGRGQASIEQLLAAKEIVVTCGSGGVGKTTTAAALAAMAAARHGGKVLVLTVDPARRLADALGVQALGNDARRVPASAFVDAGSAARGELWAAMLDTKQSWDDLVREHAPDRRTARRILDNKLYENISGRFVQSHEYIAMERLYDLHHEGTYDLIVVDTPPTRNALDFLEAPERMAEFFSSRFLRILTAPARSRVVSFASKPFFTVADRVLGSQFLQDIAEFFSLFQTMAPGFVERANAVSRLLRANRTTYVVVSTLEAAPLHEAEVFVDAITAKGFHLGAVVLNRVLPTYLLDERAGLAAGVLVDDPSSAAAELPDGIGDPDHVARVLSEVAESFLRFQVIAQREAEQRSELSVATDVVAPVPYFETDICDLAGLLRLGEQIWT
- a CDS encoding DUF3107 domain-containing protein; the protein is MEVRIGVTHAKEIELEMSDDGDSVKKAVEAAMSAGDKLLWLTDRKGRRVGVPAAKIAYVEIGSSSDERRVGFGAP